In the Malania oleifera isolate guangnan ecotype guangnan chromosome 1, ASM2987363v1, whole genome shotgun sequence genome, one interval contains:
- the LOC131162124 gene encoding SPX domain-containing protein 4: MKFGKEFRTHLEETLPEWRDKFLCYKPLKKLLKHFPADDDHQRPANADADVAVDGAELGRDQRGEQRLLDHQEWFVRILNEELEKFNDFYVDKEEEFIIRLQELKERIEQLKEKSCKGGVFASESEFSDEMMDIRKDFVTVHGEMVLLKNYSSLNFAGLVKILKKYDKRTGGLLRLPFAQLALHQPFFTTEPLTRLVRECEANLELLFPLEAEVTESTASPWDQTNLRLKGATSFSQGASLTIGEETLDIYRSTLAAMKAIQGLQKASSTYNPLSFGPHFARVNDDSSGSVTAEHTPAAVDRCQEAEEDDAHSK; this comes from the exons ATGAAATTCGGCAAAGAATTTAGGACCCATTTGGAGGAAACACTCCCAGAGTGGAGGGATAAGTTCCTTTGCTACAAGCCCCTCAAGAAGCTCCTCAAGCACTTCCCCGCCGACGATGATCATCAACGGCCCGCGAACGCCGATGCCGATGTCGCCGTTGATGGCGCTGAATTGGGTCGAGACCAGCGCGGAGAGCAGAGGCTGTTGGACCACCAGGAGTGGTTTGTTAGGATTCTCAACGAAGAACTCGAAAAGTTCAATGATTTCTATGTGGATAAAGAGGAAGAGTTCATTATACGCTTGCAG GAGTTGAAGGAAAGAATTGAGCAATTGAAGGAAAAGAGCTGCAAGGGTGGAGTTTTTGCATCAGAAAGTGAATTTAGTGATGAAATGATGGACATCCGCAAGGACTTTGTCACCGTTCATGGGGAGATGGTGCTTCTTAAAAATTATAGCTCCCTAAACTTTGCAG gtttagttaaaattttgaagAAGTATGATAAAAGAACGGGGGGATTGTTGCGCCTTCCTTTTGCACAACTTGCTCTTCATCAGCCCTTCTTCACCACAGAACCTCTCACAAGGCTGGTGCGGGAGTGTGAGGCAAATCTAGAGCTACTTTTCCCATTAGAAGCTGAGGTTACTGAATCCACTGCTTCTCCTTGGGATCAGACAAACCTGCGACTGAAAGGTGCTACGAGTTTCTCACAAGGTGCATCATTGACAATTGGGGAGGAAACACTGGACATATACCGTAGCACCCTTGCTGCCATGAAAGCCATACAGGGCCTCCAAAAAGCAAGCTCTACCTACAATCCATTGTCATTTGGACCCCACTTTGCAAGAGTGAATGACGACAGTTCTGGTTCCGTAACAGCTGAGCACACTCCAGCTGCCGTGGATCGTTGCCAGGAAGCAGAGGAAGATGATGCTCATTCTAAGTAG